From the Pangasianodon hypophthalmus isolate fPanHyp1 chromosome 17, fPanHyp1.pri, whole genome shotgun sequence genome, one window contains:
- the il11ra gene encoding interleukin-11 receptor subunit alpha, with protein MPGLVSCPSGLIVIGILTLSCVHINSEILSNEVSDVQFGALGSTVTLTCRGSHQGSAVVWTHNGSLVRTRQTHPSDGSLTLANTTRSMEGNYSCHEPRGGVLLQSITLRLGYAPEYLSVSCKLPSHFKMLCTWTQRVKTHLPTKYISSYSVDNSGPEPCEQELMDVNECTISNPVFWGSKHLVNITEVNPLGSKSTITFVDVNRNLKPDAPEELICEQVNAEPTQLFVHWKPPASWPSDASVAFPLKFELQYRPVGSKFWSKMETEDTSMVIMDALMGHLHHIRVRAQDAFINHSQWSEWSQLVQAQPWSDPSMIHEATTDNFFEPIFPSTFPVKATEKSPDPSFDENGSQVLIILGLLAAVMVVVVFTITVLLCVRNRRQGNVTKQELTSMVKMKSLLI; from the exons ATGCCTGGCCTAGTGTCATGCCCCAGTGGTCTAATAGTGATTGGGATCCTCACTCTATCCTGTGTCCACATCAACTCAGAGATCTTGAGCAATGAAG TTTCAGACGTACAGTTTGGTGCTCTGGGCTCCACcgtgactctgacctgcagaGGCTCTCACCAAGG GTCTGCGGTGGTATGGACACACAATGGGAGCTTAGTGCGGACGAGGCAGACTCACCCCTCGGACGGCTCGCTGACTCTCGCCAACACCACACGCAGCATGGAAGGTAACTACAGCTGCCACGAGCCGAGAGGAGGAGTCCTACtgcagagcatcacactgcgcCTGGGCT ATGCCCCCGAATATCTGAGTGTTTCCTGTAAACTGCCAAGTCACTTCAAAATGCTGTGCACATGGACTCAAAGAGTGAAGACACACTTACCCACCAAGTACATCTCCTCATACAG TGTGGATAATAGCGGGCCAGAGCCCTGTGAACAGGAGCTAATGGATGTGAACGAGTGCACCATCAGCAACCCAGTGTTCTGGGGCAGCAAACACCTGGTGAACATCACAGAAGTCAATCCGCTTGGCTCCAAATCCACCATCACTTTCGTGGACGTCAACAGAAATT taAAGCCTGACGCTCCTGAGGAACTGATCTGCGAGCAAGTGAATGCAGAGCCCACGCAGCTGTTTGTTCATTGGAAGCCGCCTGCCTCATGGCCCTCAGATGCGTCTGTCGCCTTTCCACTGAAGTTCGAGCTGCAGTACAGACCTGTCGGCTCCAAATTCTGGTCTAAG ATGGAGACAGAGGACACGAGTATGGTGATTATGGACGCCCTGATGGGTCACTTACACCACATCAGAGTACGAGCCCAGGACGCTTTCATTAACCACAGCcagtggagtgagtggagtcAGCTGGTGCAGGCCCAGCCCTGGAGTG ACCCTTCCATGATACATGAAGCCACCACAGATAACTTTTTCGAGCCAATCTTCCCTTCTACGTTTCCAGTGAAGGCAACAGAGAAGTCTCCAG ATCCATCATTCGATGAAAATGGAAGTCAGGTCTTGATCATCCTTGGCTTATTGGCAGCagtaatggtggtggtggtgtttacTATCACAGTCCTACTATG TGTGAGGAACAGGAGGCAGGGCAACGTGacaaaacaggaactaacctcaATGGTGAAGATGAAGTCCTTGCTAATCTAA